In the genome of Deltaproteobacteria bacterium, one region contains:
- a CDS encoding PQQ-dependent sugar dehydrogenase, which yields RVASGLVHPVHVTAPRLDPNRVFVVEQPGRIRIIKNGALLGTPFLAIESRVLSAGSEQGLLSVAFHPDFETNGFLFVNYTRQTDGATVIARYQVSGNPDVADAGSEHVLLTIPQPFANHNGGLNVFGPDGFLYVGMGDGGSGCDPNENAQNDASLLGKLLRINVSTETYQIWAKGLRNPWRFSFDRATGDLYIADVGQNLWEEVDYQPAPAGSGLNYGWDFYEGRHCSSGSGCPDPCPAPTGLTMPVLEYCHSQVDPACGSHPRGCAITGGFVYRGCRMPDLRGTYFYSDYCTAFIRTFRGVLGGNAQNLADRTADVAPGGGLSIGSVTSFGEDARGELYVTDHGSGAADGEVFKLVPGS from the coding sequence CGCGTCGCCTCGGGGCTCGTCCATCCCGTGCACGTCACCGCCCCGCGGCTCGATCCCAACCGGGTCTTCGTGGTGGAGCAGCCGGGCCGGATCCGGATCATCAAGAATGGCGCCCTGCTCGGCACCCCGTTCCTCGCCATCGAGAGTAGAGTGCTGAGTGCCGGCTCCGAGCAGGGGCTGCTCAGCGTCGCCTTCCACCCCGACTTCGAGACCAACGGCTTCCTGTTCGTGAACTACACGCGCCAGACCGACGGGGCCACGGTCATCGCGCGCTACCAGGTGAGCGGCAACCCCGACGTGGCCGACGCGGGGAGTGAGCACGTGCTCCTCACGATCCCGCAGCCGTTCGCGAACCATAACGGGGGGCTGAACGTCTTCGGCCCCGATGGCTTTCTCTACGTCGGCATGGGCGACGGCGGCAGTGGGTGCGATCCGAATGAGAACGCGCAGAACGACGCCTCGCTCCTCGGGAAGCTCCTGCGCATCAATGTCAGCACCGAGACCTACCAGATCTGGGCGAAGGGGCTGCGCAATCCTTGGCGCTTCAGTTTCGACCGCGCCACCGGCGACCTCTACATCGCGGACGTCGGCCAGAACCTGTGGGAGGAGGTCGACTATCAGCCGGCGCCGGCCGGGAGCGGGCTCAACTACGGCTGGGACTTCTACGAGGGGCGGCACTGCTCCTCTGGCTCGGGATGCCCGGATCCTTGCCCGGCCCCCACCGGCCTCACGATGCCCGTCCTCGAGTACTGCCACTCCCAGGTGGACCCGGCCTGCGGCAGCCACCCTCGTGGCTGCGCGATCACCGGCGGCTTCGTCTATCGCGGCTGCCGGATGCCGGACCTGCGCGGGACTTACTTCTACTCGGACTACTGCACGGCCTTCATCCGCACCTTCCGCGGCGTCCTCGGCGGCAACGCGCAGAACCTCGCTGACCGCACCGCGGACGTCGCGCCGGGAGGCGGCCTGTCGATCGGCAGCGTGACCTCATTCGGCGAAGATGCGCGCGGCGAGCTGTACGTCACGGACCACGGGAGCGGCGCCGCCGACGGCGAGGTCTTCAAGCTCGTCCCCGGGAGCTGA
- a CDS encoding DUF417 family protein, which translates to MAVGVIRTQSNAIQATATLEAVGQAIVRYGLVLVVGWIGAMKFTAYEAAGIQPLVANSPLMSWMYGFLSVRAFSNLLGAVEVAVAVMIALRPVSSRIAAVGSGMAVMMFLTTLSFLFSTPGWEPSLGGFPALSVVPGQFLLKDVVLLGAAVWSLGEALSAART; encoded by the coding sequence ATGGCAGTTGGAGTCATTCGCACGCAGAGCAACGCCATCCAGGCAACGGCCACGCTGGAGGCGGTGGGGCAAGCCATCGTGCGCTACGGCCTCGTGCTGGTCGTCGGCTGGATCGGCGCGATGAAGTTCACGGCGTACGAGGCAGCGGGCATCCAGCCGCTGGTGGCCAACAGCCCGCTCATGAGCTGGATGTACGGCTTCCTGAGCGTCCGGGCGTTCTCGAATCTCCTCGGGGCGGTCGAGGTCGCGGTCGCCGTGATGATCGCGCTCCGGCCGGTGTCTTCGCGGATCGCGGCGGTGGGGAGCGGGATGGCGGTGATGATGTTCCTAACCACGCTCAGCTTCCTCTTCTCCACGCCCGGCTGGGAGCCCAGCCTGGGAGGCTTCCCGGCGCTGTCGGTCGTCCCCGGGCAGTTCCTGCTGAAGGACGTGGTGCTGCTCGGGGCGGCGGTGTGGTCGCTGGGTGAGGCGCTGAGCGCCGCCCGCACCTGA
- a CDS encoding alpha/beta fold hydrolase produces the protein MPSAHANGAELFYLEVGKGVPCLVMHGGLGVDHTQFRDGLDPLGDVLRLVYYDHRCNGRSGRPPIETLTLEQLADDADALRSHLGYERVAVLGHSYGGCLALQHALRHPRHLSHLVLVGTTAAWDYTEELVAELRRRRPRPAVLAAFLDLPADDATFARNQELVAAALGFHALGPARAKRLFGETLWSPAANARSRELMAGCDVVSRLGEIDVPTLILSGRHDFFCPPSQAERLRRGIRGSQLVVFEQSGHYPFVEEAEAFRHAVRAWLAQPSKQAARELA, from the coding sequence ATGCCCTCCGCGCACGCCAACGGCGCCGAGCTCTTCTACCTCGAGGTCGGGAAGGGTGTGCCCTGCCTCGTCATGCACGGCGGGCTGGGCGTCGATCACACCCAGTTCCGCGACGGGCTCGACCCGCTCGGGGATGTGCTGCGCCTCGTGTACTACGATCATCGTTGCAACGGCCGTTCTGGACGGCCGCCCATCGAGACGCTCACGCTCGAGCAGCTCGCCGACGACGCCGACGCGCTGCGGTCTCACCTCGGTTACGAGAGGGTCGCGGTGCTGGGGCACTCGTACGGAGGCTGCCTCGCCCTGCAGCATGCGCTGCGCCATCCACGCCACCTGAGCCACCTGGTCCTGGTCGGCACCACGGCGGCGTGGGACTACACCGAGGAGCTCGTCGCCGAGCTGCGGCGCCGCCGGCCCCGCCCCGCGGTGCTCGCGGCCTTCCTCGACCTCCCCGCGGACGACGCCACCTTCGCGCGGAACCAGGAGCTGGTCGCCGCCGCCCTCGGCTTTCACGCCTTGGGTCCCGCGCGCGCGAAGCGGCTCTTCGGCGAGACCCTCTGGAGCCCCGCGGCCAACGCGCGCAGCCGGGAGCTCATGGCGGGCTGCGACGTGGTGTCGCGCCTGGGCGAGATCGACGTCCCCACGCTCATCCTGAGCGGCCGGCACGACTTCTTCTGCCCGCCGTCGCAGGCGGAGCGGCTGCGGCGGGGCATCCGGGGCTCGCAGCTGGTCGTGTTCGAGCAGAGCGGACATTATCCGTTCGTCGAGGAGGCCGAGGCGTTCCGCCACGCGGTGCGGGCGTGGCTGGCGCAGCCCTCAAAGCAGGCCGCCAGGGAGCTCGCGTGA
- a CDS encoding nucleotidyltransferase family protein, whose protein sequence is MRAAALRSYRELLQAAWVREVPVGPVDETLTRVGRILREAGIHFAVAGGFAVIEHGYERFTKDVDLLVHAGDLSRAMKALRAAGFRGGRTPIGARMRDERTNVDVDLLGSAFEGDERALARSSRARRLLPVVPVEHLILMKLETARIQDDADVVALLKAGAPGVTVARYLRRTWPELLPRFRQLAARARTERTERRRPPARGRKR, encoded by the coding sequence ATGCGCGCCGCGGCACTCCGCAGCTATCGCGAGCTCCTGCAGGCCGCATGGGTGCGCGAGGTTCCCGTCGGCCCGGTGGACGAGACGCTGACGCGCGTCGGCCGCATCCTGCGCGAGGCCGGGATCCACTTTGCCGTCGCCGGCGGCTTCGCCGTGATCGAGCACGGCTACGAGCGCTTCACGAAGGACGTCGACCTCCTGGTGCATGCTGGCGATCTGTCGCGGGCGATGAAGGCGTTGCGCGCCGCTGGCTTTCGGGGCGGCCGGACGCCGATCGGGGCCAGGATGCGCGACGAGCGGACGAACGTCGACGTCGACCTCCTCGGCTCGGCCTTCGAGGGCGACGAGCGGGCACTCGCGCGCTCGTCGCGAGCCCGGCGGCTCCTGCCGGTCGTTCCGGTGGAGCACCTGATCCTCATGAAGCTCGAAACGGCGCGTATCCAGGACGACGCGGACGTTGTCGCGCTGCTGAAGGCGGGGGCGCCCGGCGTGACCGTCGCGCGCTACCTTCGACGCACGTGGCCGGAGCTGCTCCCTCGATTTCGCCAACTTGCGGCACGGGCCCGCACCGAACGGACGGAGCGGCGGCGGCCACCCGCTCGGGGCAGGAAGCGCTGA
- a CDS encoding aldo/keto reductase, which yields MEYVRLGRSGLRVSRLCLGTMNFGPLTSESDSFAIMDRTLERGVNFFDTADVYGWRTGEGVTEQIIGRWLAQGGGRRERIVLATKVYGRMGPGPNDGRLSAYHIRQACEGSLRRLRTDHIDLYQMHHIDRDTPWDELWQAMEVLVQQGKVLYVGSSNLAGWQIAQASATAAARHFLGLVTEQSVYNLVTRMIELEVIPACRAHGIGLVPYSPLAGGLLGGALEKAAGGRRATERQQRLLERHGDRVAAYEALCRELGHHPAEVALAWVLRNPAVTSPIVGPRTMAQLDASLRALELRLSEDALAKLDRVFPGPGGEAPEAYAW from the coding sequence ATGGAGTACGTCCGTCTCGGCCGCAGCGGGCTCCGGGTCAGCCGGCTCTGCCTCGGCACCATGAACTTCGGTCCGCTCACGAGCGAGAGCGACAGCTTCGCCATCATGGACCGCACGCTCGAGCGCGGGGTCAACTTCTTCGACACTGCCGACGTGTACGGCTGGCGCACCGGCGAGGGCGTCACCGAACAGATCATCGGCCGCTGGCTCGCGCAGGGCGGCGGCCGGCGCGAGCGGATCGTCCTCGCGACGAAGGTCTACGGGAGGATGGGCCCAGGACCGAACGACGGGCGCCTCTCCGCCTATCACATCCGCCAGGCGTGCGAAGGCAGCCTCCGCCGCCTGCGCACCGACCACATCGACCTCTACCAGATGCACCACATCGACCGGGACACGCCGTGGGACGAGCTGTGGCAGGCGATGGAGGTGCTCGTGCAGCAGGGGAAGGTGCTCTACGTCGGGAGCAGCAACCTCGCCGGCTGGCAGATCGCCCAGGCGAGCGCCACGGCGGCGGCGCGCCACTTCCTCGGGCTGGTGACGGAGCAGAGCGTCTACAACCTGGTGACGCGCATGATCGAGCTCGAGGTCATCCCCGCCTGCCGCGCGCACGGGATCGGGCTCGTTCCGTACAGCCCGCTCGCGGGTGGGCTCCTTGGCGGCGCCCTCGAGAAGGCGGCCGGGGGCCGGCGCGCAACCGAGCGGCAGCAGCGCCTGCTCGAGCGCCACGGCGACCGGGTAGCGGCCTACGAAGCGCTCTGTCGCGAGCTGGGCCACCATCCCGCCGAGGTGGCGCTGGCATGGGTGCTGCGAAACCCGGCCGTCACGTCGCCCATCGTGGGGCCGCGGACCATGGCGCAGCTCGACGCGAGTCTCCGCGCACTCGAGCTCCGGCTCTCCGAGGACGCGCTCGCGAAGCTCGACCGCGTCTTCCCGGGCCCGGGCGGTGAGGCGCCGGAAGCCTACGCGTGGTGA